The following are from one region of the Cetobacterium somerae genome:
- a CDS encoding LPS-assembly protein LptD has protein sequence MKSKIYLILALMVVAITSLKAQTEKIDDLQNEVEIDLNSDTMTSTDGVNVRYGSLKLKAFEVKVDREKNRAYIPGEFYLEADEPTGKLRMDSLNGEFDTEGKTGSFGKSFGYLEVGQVTGAEKPNDRIYFGGNKTEYLNGKTYLRDAWFTTDPKILENRNPNEVGYHLQSDTIVIEPDKQVTFRNTNLFIGDTDVIPFSLPWYRFNIRQGSEVPLFPSWGNDDDYGWFITSGVLWGDKDSKFKGGIAPKFGDRIGLLIGRMENWYDFGTYGKGQLNINDWLIDKKADGNDVERNFNRWDFNYNHNYSGEYGFFNLNYKNATYNMIPTLDDSIDKYFYGTGNQGRPGNTWKYIDGIPDRGGSLGFYTLNTELTNLGEDKDISIKADVNLVSDKKVYGVIVADQLDDMDYGSSADYDLTSDVSIKKENDRYSVGAYYNYLYDMDPGSTKQDLQSRAENFGFNFNDKVNKINISYDDKTGNKFRELNSWERDPNFSKLDNQGFYGIKFDYTPWTVEQYSIYDSKDLKTSLGEYHLYKDVFYKVGYDYTEFEHKLNLENDPFRRTALFDGITKTNNYRDLQYNRYENIIYNKTSENRAYVDFMYDSLKLTIAGGNTKEEIWDREGIYHYGDINNPWDRSAYRIYVNNSNFYEVGLSDEKLSLSRLGNLEVYGNVRFDQYDKGYDNLADKEISTDDSSTRYRAGFTHDITIFDNSENKERKTDLSLLNRLTYMFQEYSYNSDSKITKDVRMAQKDNIQQVTDTVTFDLGNTQTIYKVDYKEIKRASNDNKKGEMLNQNLDFLIDDKNSFGLEYGSDKRFTDYNKKDENHNDLTFENYGANYRYANNYFYYKNRRIDSSIWEIENVNNAEEKIREDVYGYTYDFGKNKLNLEYIQGKDERDELGAKVINTKNKTYSVSYLVGGDVEHLYRASYEDYKNAGEWNPTLSRYNSDIVYLAYTYKDKRFTDAELVSYASSEYNKTPDQLSQVEIDRIRQVLEDRENSRARTFNLNRIIDDRTYFGDYKRGFHASLMMQRNDKRYEMTGDYLKSLEELEGRLFYSYNRIGLGYIYNQKSNYTNYGVSDEKKLDWRDSEREHEFSLNAKVGKPSEGWRTKAYVKFYDQLGGQGDNGRSTFDGFGVEIGKEFGYYEWAVAYERDYSYRTKDYEWSMAIQFKLLTFPTSNIFGLGATTDQNKKTTPDTYLFNGIKIDDLED, from the coding sequence ATGAAAAGTAAAATCTATTTAATTTTAGCTTTAATGGTTGTTGCTATAACCAGTTTAAAAGCACAAACAGAAAAGATTGATGATTTACAAAATGAAGTTGAGATAGACTTGAATTCAGATACGATGACTTCGACAGATGGAGTAAATGTAAGATATGGATCTTTAAAGTTAAAAGCTTTTGAAGTTAAAGTTGACAGAGAAAAAAATAGAGCTTATATTCCAGGAGAGTTTTATCTAGAAGCAGATGAGCCTACAGGAAAATTGAGAATGGACTCACTAAATGGAGAGTTTGATACAGAGGGGAAAACTGGAAGTTTTGGTAAAAGTTTTGGATATCTTGAAGTTGGTCAAGTAACTGGTGCAGAAAAGCCAAATGATAGAATATATTTTGGTGGAAATAAAACAGAGTACCTAAATGGAAAAACCTATTTAAGAGACGCATGGTTTACAACAGACCCTAAAATTCTTGAGAATAGAAACCCAAATGAAGTTGGTTATCATCTACAATCTGATACAATAGTAATTGAACCAGATAAACAAGTAACCTTTAGAAATACAAATCTTTTCATAGGAGATACAGATGTAATCCCATTTTCATTACCTTGGTATAGATTTAATATAAGACAAGGGTCAGAAGTTCCTTTATTTCCAAGTTGGGGAAATGACGATGATTACGGATGGTTTATTACATCAGGAGTTTTATGGGGAGATAAAGATAGTAAATTTAAAGGTGGTATAGCACCGAAATTTGGAGATAGAATAGGACTTTTAATAGGTAGAATGGAAAATTGGTATGATTTTGGAACCTATGGAAAAGGACAATTAAATATCAACGATTGGTTAATAGATAAAAAAGCCGATGGAAATGATGTAGAAAGAAACTTTAATAGATGGGACTTTAATTATAATCATAACTATTCTGGTGAATATGGATTCTTTAATTTAAATTATAAGAATGCAACATATAATATGATTCCTACTTTAGATGATTCAATAGATAAGTATTTTTATGGGACAGGAAATCAAGGAAGACCAGGTAATACATGGAAATATATCGATGGTATACCAGACCGTGGTGGAAGCTTAGGATTCTATACTTTAAATACAGAGTTAACAAATTTAGGAGAAGATAAAGATATTAGTATTAAAGCTGATGTAAATCTTGTTTCTGATAAAAAAGTATACGGAGTAATAGTAGCAGATCAACTAGATGATATGGATTATGGATCATCAGCAGATTATGATTTAACAAGTGATGTATCTATAAAAAAAGAAAATGATAGATATTCAGTAGGAGCATATTATAACTATCTTTATGATATGGATCCAGGATCTACAAAACAAGATTTACAATCAAGAGCTGAAAACTTTGGATTTAATTTCAATGATAAAGTAAATAAGATTAATATATCTTATGATGATAAAACAGGAAATAAATTTAGAGAGTTAAACTCTTGGGAAAGAGATCCAAATTTTAGTAAATTAGATAATCAAGGTTTTTATGGAATAAAGTTTGATTATACTCCATGGACTGTAGAGCAATATAGTATATATGACAGTAAGGATTTGAAGACCTCTTTAGGTGAGTATCATCTATATAAAGATGTATTTTATAAAGTTGGTTATGATTATACTGAGTTTGAACATAAACTAAACTTAGAAAATGATCCGTTTAGAAGAACTGCTTTATTTGATGGAATTACAAAAACTAACAACTATAGGGATTTACAATATAATAGATACGAAAATATTATTTATAATAAAACATCTGAGAATAGAGCTTACGTAGACTTTATGTATGATTCATTGAAGTTAACAATAGCTGGCGGTAATACAAAAGAGGAGATATGGGATAGAGAAGGGATTTATCACTATGGTGATATAAATAATCCTTGGGATAGAAGCGCATATAGAATATATGTAAATAACTCGAATTTCTATGAAGTAGGTTTATCTGACGAAAAACTATCGCTATCAAGGCTTGGAAATCTAGAAGTGTATGGAAATGTAAGATTTGATCAGTATGATAAAGGTTATGATAATTTAGCTGATAAAGAGATATCAACAGATGATAGTTCAACTAGATATAGAGCTGGATTTACTCATGATATAACTATATTTGATAATAGTGAAAACAAAGAGAGAAAAACAGATTTATCTTTATTAAATAGATTAACTTATATGTTCCAAGAGTATTCTTATAACTCAGATTCAAAAATTACTAAAGATGTAAGAATGGCTCAAAAGGATAATATCCAACAAGTTACAGATACTGTTACATTTGATTTAGGAAATACTCAAACTATATACAAAGTTGATTATAAAGAGATAAAAAGAGCTAGTAATGATAATAAAAAAGGTGAAATGTTAAATCAAAATTTAGATTTCTTAATTGATGATAAAAATAGTTTTGGTTTAGAATATGGTTCAGATAAAAGATTTACAGATTATAATAAAAAAGATGAAAATCATAATGATTTGACTTTTGAGAATTATGGTGCTAATTATAGATACGCAAATAACTATTTCTATTATAAAAATCGTAGAATAGATTCGAGTATTTGGGAAATAGAGAATGTAAATAATGCTGAAGAAAAAATTAGAGAAGATGTATATGGTTATACTTATGATTTTGGAAAAAACAAGTTGAATCTTGAGTATATTCAAGGTAAAGATGAAAGAGATGAGTTAGGAGCAAAAGTAATTAATACTAAAAATAAAACTTATTCAGTTTCATATTTAGTAGGAGGAGATGTAGAGCATTTATATAGAGCTAGTTATGAAGATTATAAAAATGCGGGTGAATGGAATCCTACATTGAGTAGATATAACTCAGATATAGTTTATTTAGCTTATACTTATAAAGATAAGAGATTTACAGATGCAGAATTAGTTTCATATGCATCTTCAGAGTATAATAAAACTCCAGATCAATTATCCCAAGTTGAAATAGACAGAATTAGACAAGTTCTTGAAGATAGAGAAAACTCTAGAGCTAGAACGTTTAATTTAAATAGAATAATTGATGATAGAACATATTTTGGAGATTATAAAAGAGGATTCCATGCTTCTTTAATGATGCAAAGAAATGATAAGAGATATGAAATGACTGGAGATTATTTAAAGTCACTAGAAGAGTTAGAAGGAAGATTATTCTATTCATATAATAGAATAGGATTAGGTTATATTTATAATCAAAAATCTAATTATACAAATTATGGAGTATCAGATGAGAAAAAATTAGATTGGAGAGATTCAGAAAGAGAGCATGAGTTCAGTTTAAATGCTAAAGTTGGAAAACCAAGTGAAGGTTGGAGAACAAAAGCATATGTTAAATTCTATGATCAACTTGGAGGACAAGGTGATAATGGAAGAAGTACTTTTGATGGATTTGGTGTTGAGATAGGAAAAGAGTTTGGATACTATGAATGGGCAGTGGCTTATGAAAGAGATTACTCATATAGAACTAAAGACTATGAATGGAGTATGGCTATCCAATTTAAACTATTAACATTCCCAACAAGTAACATATTCGGATTAGGTGCAACAACTGATCAAAATAAAAAGACAACTCCAGATACATACCTATTTAACGGAATTAAAATAGATGATCTAGAGGATTAA
- the trxA gene encoding thioredoxin yields the protein MGKVLSLNNSNFKGEVIESKGLVLVDFWADWCGPCKMLAPILEELSGETEAKICKVNVDESGDLAGDYGIRSIPTMIIFKDGVKVDQIVGLRQKSELLEKLNSY from the coding sequence ATGGGAAAGGTTTTAAGTTTAAATAATTCAAATTTTAAAGGTGAAGTTATTGAATCAAAAGGATTAGTATTAGTTGATTTCTGGGCTGATTGGTGTGGGCCTTGCAAAATGTTAGCGCCAATTTTAGAAGAGCTTTCAGGAGAAACTGAAGCAAAAATCTGTAAGGTAAATGTAGATGAAAGTGGAGACTTAGCAGGAGATTACGGAATTAGAAGTATTCCAACAATGATTATATTCAAAGATGGAGTTAAAGTTGATCAAATAGTTGGGTTAAGACAAAAATCAGAGCTTTTAGAAAAATTGAATTCTTATTAA
- a CDS encoding FAD-dependent oxidoreductase, with amino-acid sequence MNSFKLKDGIYWIGALNPDLKVFDVIMETQFGTTYNSYLVKGDKKIAVFETVKENKFQEFLERLKTCLDDISKIDYIVLNHTEPDHSGSVGKLLDLAPNAKVVGSKNTIEFLRGILNKDFPHIIVGQDDTISLGNKTLKFISAPFLHWPDSMYTYIEEDKYLVTCDSFGSHFSFDGILLSKVPVERHKDYMVALRYYYMCIFSPFRKYMLEGIEKIKDLKIDAILPGHGPVLDIDIDKMIQTYKNWSTVKNPNEFKSIIIPYATAYGYTRELAQEIEKGIKDYNSTIEVKSYDLNIDNFGKLEGEILREFQWADGILFGSCTINGDTLPVIWNLLTSLNPIVHGGKYVSAFGSYGWSGEAVPNIISRLKELRMHVIDGMKVNFRASRKDLDTAFEFGKEFAKHMCLKTLPEKVVDTVMENLNPDRKLMRWTCSVCGESYVQIDPPEVCPACGVGREFFVPSPLDKKIEKSDAEEKIVIIGGGVAALSTAQVIRERNDKAKIVILSKEKEYPYYRTLLSEMIGENISREKFLVKPEEWYRDKKIEISLKKTVEDIDSKNKIIKTEDGQEVSYDKLVIATGARAMVPSIGNSHLEGIFTVRNKEDVDAIKNYCIGKKKAVVIGGGVLGLESACGLQKLGLEVSVVEMMQRMLPRQLDEEGSKIFETCINKSDIKLYKNSKAEKFDGTQKVEGIHLDSGEVIEADIVIISSGIIPNKELAEKAGIAINRGIIVNEKMETSVKDIYACGDVAEYKGNVIGLWQISSDQGKVAGLNSIGIDEKYEDKIQPVTFEGMGTKIFSAGGVLETQDSICERDYDDLIYKKLNFKNNELSSGILIGDIEKGIVIIKGLKDKEKKGNLLKKFYK; translated from the coding sequence ATGAACTCTTTTAAATTGAAAGATGGAATCTATTGGATTGGAGCATTAAATCCAGATCTGAAAGTGTTTGATGTGATTATGGAGACTCAATTTGGGACGACGTATAACTCTTATTTAGTTAAGGGTGATAAAAAAATAGCAGTTTTCGAAACTGTAAAAGAAAATAAATTCCAAGAGTTTTTAGAAAGATTAAAAACATGTTTAGATGACATCAGTAAAATTGATTATATTGTATTAAACCATACAGAACCAGATCATTCAGGATCTGTTGGAAAATTATTAGATTTAGCACCAAATGCTAAAGTTGTTGGATCAAAAAATACAATTGAGTTTTTAAGAGGTATACTAAACAAAGATTTTCCTCATATAATTGTAGGACAAGATGACACTATCTCTTTAGGAAATAAAACGTTGAAATTTATATCAGCACCATTTTTACATTGGCCAGATTCAATGTATACTTACATAGAAGAGGATAAATATCTAGTGACATGTGATTCATTTGGGTCTCATTTTAGTTTTGATGGTATATTGTTGTCAAAAGTTCCAGTTGAAAGACATAAAGATTATATGGTTGCTTTAAGATACTATTATATGTGTATATTTTCACCTTTTAGAAAATATATGTTAGAAGGAATTGAAAAAATTAAAGATTTAAAGATTGATGCAATACTTCCAGGGCATGGTCCTGTTTTAGATATTGATATCGATAAAATGATACAAACATATAAAAATTGGTCAACAGTAAAAAATCCAAATGAATTTAAAAGTATTATAATCCCATATGCAACAGCTTATGGATATACAAGAGAGCTAGCTCAAGAAATTGAAAAAGGAATAAAAGATTACAATTCTACTATAGAAGTAAAAAGTTATGATTTAAATATAGATAACTTTGGAAAATTAGAAGGTGAGATTTTAAGAGAATTTCAATGGGCAGATGGGATACTATTTGGGAGTTGTACTATAAACGGAGATACATTGCCAGTTATTTGGAATCTTTTAACATCGTTAAATCCGATTGTTCATGGCGGAAAATATGTATCAGCTTTTGGAAGCTATGGATGGAGTGGAGAAGCTGTTCCTAATATAATTTCTAGATTAAAAGAACTTAGAATGCATGTTATAGATGGGATGAAAGTTAATTTTAGAGCATCTAGAAAAGATTTAGATACAGCATTTGAATTTGGAAAAGAGTTTGCAAAGCATATGTGTTTGAAAACACTCCCAGAAAAGGTGGTGGATACAGTTATGGAGAATTTAAATCCAGATAGAAAATTAATGAGATGGACATGTAGTGTTTGTGGAGAATCATATGTTCAAATTGATCCCCCAGAGGTTTGCCCAGCATGTGGAGTTGGAAGAGAATTCTTTGTGCCATCGCCACTAGATAAAAAAATTGAAAAAAGTGATGCTGAAGAAAAAATAGTTATAATAGGTGGAGGAGTTGCAGCTTTATCCACTGCTCAAGTAATTAGAGAAAGAAATGACAAAGCTAAGATAGTTATTTTATCTAAAGAGAAAGAGTATCCATATTATAGAACATTATTGTCTGAAATGATTGGAGAAAATATTTCAAGAGAAAAATTCTTAGTAAAACCAGAAGAGTGGTATAGAGATAAAAAAATTGAAATCTCTTTGAAAAAAACAGTGGAAGATATAGATTCTAAAAATAAAATTATTAAAACAGAAGATGGACAAGAAGTATCATACGATAAACTTGTTATAGCTACAGGAGCAAGAGCTATGGTCCCAAGCATTGGTAACTCTCATTTAGAAGGAATATTTACTGTTAGAAATAAAGAGGATGTAGATGCAATTAAAAACTATTGCATTGGAAAGAAAAAAGCTGTTGTAATAGGTGGAGGAGTTTTAGGATTGGAATCAGCATGTGGACTTCAGAAATTAGGATTAGAAGTTTCTGTTGTTGAGATGATGCAAAGAATGCTTCCAAGACAACTTGATGAAGAGGGATCAAAAATATTTGAAACATGTATTAATAAAAGTGATATAAAACTTTATAAAAACTCTAAAGCAGAAAAATTTGATGGAACTCAAAAAGTAGAGGGAATTCATTTAGATAGTGGAGAAGTAATCGAAGCAGATATTGTTATAATTAGTTCAGGAATAATTCCTAATAAAGAGTTAGCCGAAAAAGCAGGTATTGCTATTAATAGAGGAATAATTGTTAATGAAAAAATGGAAACTTCTGTAAAAGATATCTATGCTTGTGGAGATGTTGCTGAATACAAGGGAAATGTAATTGGATTATGGCAAATATCTTCAGACCAAGGAAAAGTAGCAGGACTTAATTCTATTGGAATTGACGAAAAATATGAAGATAAAATACAACCAGTTACTTTTGAAGGAATGGGAACAAAAATATTCTCAGCAGGTGGTGTTTTAGAAACTCAAGATTCTATTTGTGAAAGAGATTATGATGATTTAATCTATAAAAAATTGAACTTTAAAAATAACGAATTATCATCTGGAATATTAATTGGAGATATAGAAAAAGGTATAGTTATAATTAAAGGATTAAAAGATAAAGAAAAAAAAGGAAATCTATTAAAAAAGTTCTATAAATAG
- the tsaB gene encoding tRNA (adenosine(37)-N6)-threonylcarbamoyltransferase complex dimerization subunit type 1 TsaB yields MLILAIDTSTNIGTVAIYDNKKGVVGEITLNVKQNHSAITMTTIDTLFNLTGIDKKEIDKIAVSTGPGSFTGIRIGVGLAKGLAYALKKPIAGINELDLLANTYNGDKKVIAMLDARKERVFSGVYKKKNDAFMLDGEYMAEELENILNIVDEETVFVGDGASAYEDIIREKLGDKCIFIKKSLNISRASLLAELAENKEDNLFTLEPYYVTKSQAEREKEGK; encoded by the coding sequence ATGTTGATTTTAGCAATTGATACATCTACAAATATAGGAACAGTAGCTATTTATGATAATAAAAAAGGCGTTGTTGGAGAAATAACTTTAAATGTAAAGCAAAATCACTCAGCAATAACAATGACAACAATAGATACATTATTTAATTTAACTGGGATAGATAAAAAAGAGATTGATAAAATTGCTGTAAGTACAGGGCCAGGTTCATTTACTGGAATAAGAATTGGAGTAGGGTTAGCTAAAGGATTAGCATATGCTTTAAAAAAGCCAATTGCTGGAATAAATGAACTGGATTTACTTGCTAATACATATAATGGTGATAAAAAAGTTATAGCAATGTTAGATGCAAGAAAGGAAAGAGTATTCTCTGGAGTATATAAAAAAAAGAATGATGCCTTTATGTTAGATGGAGAATATATGGCTGAAGAACTAGAGAATATATTAAATATTGTGGATGAAGAAACTGTATTTGTTGGAGATGGAGCATCTGCATACGAAGATATAATAAGAGAAAAACTAGGAGATAAATGTATATTTATTAAAAAATCTTTAAATATATCTAGAGCTTCTTTACTAGCTGAATTAGCTGAAAATAAAGAGGATAATTTATTTACTCTTGAGCCATACTATGTAACAAAATCTCAAGCTGAAAGAGAAAAAGAAGGTAAATAA
- the tsaE gene encoding tRNA (adenosine(37)-N6)-threonylcarbamoyltransferase complex ATPase subunit type 1 TsaE produces the protein MKKILTFDEINILAKKLADYVSPNTVVALIGDLGTGKTTFTKTFAKAFGIMDNLKSPTFNYVLEYLDGRLPLYHFDVYRLGSPEEIYEIGYEDYINNDGVALIEWANIIESELPKKYIKIEFEYALDKEEQEVRSVSLEYIGDKVKEEEMLKYVDFSN, from the coding sequence ATGAAAAAAATATTAACATTTGATGAAATCAATATATTAGCTAAAAAACTAGCAGATTATGTTTCGCCAAATACAGTGGTAGCTCTAATAGGTGATTTAGGAACAGGGAAAACAACGTTTACAAAAACTTTTGCAAAAGCTTTTGGAATAATGGACAATTTGAAAAGTCCTACATTTAATTACGTTTTAGAGTACTTGGATGGAAGATTACCTCTTTATCATTTTGATGTGTATAGATTAGGAAGTCCAGAAGAGATTTATGAAATTGGTTATGAAGATTACATAAATAATGATGGAGTAGCGCTTATAGAGTGGGCAAATATAATTGAAAGTGAGTTGCCTAAAAAATATATAAAGATAGAGTTTGAATATGCTTTAGATAAAGAAGAGCAAGAGGTTAGAAGTGTTAGTTTAGAGTATATAGGAGATAAAGTAAAAGAGGAGGAGATGTTAAAATATGTTGATTTTAGCAATTGA
- the rfaE2 gene encoding D-glycero-beta-D-manno-heptose 1-phosphate adenylyltransferase → MILKRAMAAQIIEELKMQNKKVVFTNGCFDILHVGHLTYLNEAKRQGDILVVGVNSDASVKRLKGESRPINSEVDRAEMLCGLKAVDYTVIFEEDTPCELLDELKPSIHVKGGDYTKDDLPETKIVEKNGGEVRILGFVEGKSTTNIVNKIQG, encoded by the coding sequence ATGATTTTAAAAAGAGCTATGGCAGCACAAATAATAGAAGAGTTAAAGATGCAAAATAAAAAAGTAGTTTTTACAAATGGGTGTTTTGACATTCTACATGTAGGACATTTAACATATTTAAATGAGGCTAAAAGACAAGGGGATATACTTGTTGTTGGAGTAAATTCAGATGCATCTGTAAAAAGATTAAAAGGTGAAAGTAGACCAATTAATAGTGAAGTAGATAGAGCTGAAATGCTTTGTGGTTTAAAAGCTGTAGATTATACAGTTATATTTGAAGAAGATACTCCTTGTGAGTTATTAGATGAATTAAAACCTTCAATTCATGTAAAAGGAGGAGATTATACAAAAGATGATCTTCCAGAAACAAAAATTGTAGAGAAAAATGGTGGAGAAGTTAGAATTTTAGGGTTTGTAGAAGGGAAGTCTACAACGAACATAGTTAATAAGATACAAGGGTAG
- the ruvC gene encoding crossover junction endodeoxyribonuclease RuvC — MRILGIDPGTAIVGYSIVDYKENKINLIKYGCVFTDKNLPMEDRLLQIFNELEEIIDFYAPQFMAVEELFFFKNNKTVISVGQARGVIILAGKKNNLQIESYTPLQVKMGITGYGKADKKQVQLMVQKILKLEEIPKPDDAADAIAVAITHINSLTNSLYTPKVAAPTKIEKEIKSNRMTAKEFRELLLKK, encoded by the coding sequence TTGAGAATTTTAGGGATTGACCCAGGTACTGCAATCGTTGGATATTCAATTGTAGATTATAAAGAAAATAAAATTAATTTAATAAAATACGGATGTGTTTTCACAGACAAAAATCTTCCTATGGAAGATAGACTTTTACAAATTTTCAACGAACTTGAAGAGATTATAGATTTTTATGCTCCACAATTCATGGCGGTTGAGGAACTTTTCTTTTTTAAAAATAATAAAACAGTTATTAGTGTTGGACAAGCTAGAGGCGTTATAATCCTAGCTGGAAAAAAAAATAATTTGCAAATAGAAAGTTATACACCACTTCAAGTTAAAATGGGTATTACTGGTTATGGTAAAGCAGATAAAAAACAAGTACAACTTATGGTTCAAAAAATCTTAAAATTAGAAGAGATTCCTAAACCTGACGATGCTGCTGATGCTATTGCTGTAGCTATTACACATATTAATTCTCTTACTAATTCTTTATATACTCCCAAAGTAGCTGCACCTACCAAAATAGAAAAAGAGATTAAAAGTAATCGAATGACTGCTAAAGAATTTAGAGAACTTCTATTAAAAAAATAA
- a CDS encoding pyridoxal phosphate-dependent aminotransferase has protein sequence MFSKNIQNLKTSPVRELIPYSKKAKDAGVDIIHLNIGQPDLETPKEFFEAIENFGERTIAYSDSSGRKELIDSIKKYYNNLGINYENDEILITAGGSEALLFTLMTLFNADEEVLIPEPYYANYNSFFAMLGIKVVGIPTKFEENFKLPEKSVIENLITEKTKAIMFSNPGNPTGSVYSKDELLMLNEISKDRNLFLISDEVYREFIYDGKDTVSCGTFADNLDRIILIDSISKRFSTCGARVGTILNKNKEFMSYILKLCQSRLSISTLDMVGAEALYRCMGKDYYEAVNKKYMERRDFLYEGLNKIDGVVLNKPEGAFYCIVELPVKDATDFSKWLLGEFSYDNSTVMLAPAKGFYQNEELGLNKIRISYALELDRLEKAIKIIDLGLKKYNNK, from the coding sequence ATGTTTTCAAAAAATATACAAAATTTAAAAACATCTCCAGTGAGAGAGTTAATACCATATTCAAAAAAGGCTAAGGATGCTGGTGTAGATATAATACATTTAAATATAGGTCAACCAGATTTAGAAACTCCAAAGGAGTTCTTTGAAGCAATAGAGAATTTTGGAGAGAGAACAATAGCTTATTCGGACTCATCAGGGAGAAAAGAGTTAATAGACTCAATAAAAAAATATTATAATAATTTAGGAATAAATTATGAAAATGATGAAATATTAATAACTGCCGGTGGAAGTGAAGCATTATTGTTTACATTAATGACACTTTTTAATGCAGATGAAGAAGTTTTAATTCCTGAACCATATTATGCAAACTATAACAGTTTTTTTGCTATGTTAGGAATTAAAGTTGTGGGAATTCCTACAAAATTTGAGGAAAACTTCAAGCTTCCAGAAAAAAGTGTAATTGAAAATTTAATTACAGAGAAAACAAAAGCGATAATGTTTTCAAATCCAGGAAATCCTACAGGATCAGTTTACTCAAAGGACGAACTTTTAATGTTAAATGAAATTTCAAAAGATAGAAATCTATTTTTAATAAGTGATGAAGTTTATAGAGAATTTATTTACGATGGTAAAGATACAGTTAGTTGTGGAACTTTTGCAGATAATTTAGATAGAATAATACTTATAGATTCTATTTCAAAAAGATTTTCGACATGTGGTGCAAGAGTTGGAACAATATTAAATAAAAATAAAGAGTTTATGTCTTATATTTTAAAGTTATGTCAATCAAGATTATCAATATCAACTCTTGATATGGTTGGAGCAGAAGCATTATATAGATGTATGGGTAAAGATTACTACGAAGCTGTTAATAAAAAATATATGGAAAGAAGAGATTTTCTATATGAAGGATTAAATAAAATAGATGGAGTAGTATTAAATAAACCAGAAGGAGCATTTTATTGTATAGTTGAGCTTCCTGTAAAAGATGCAACAGATTTTTCTAAGTGGTTATTAGGAGAGTTTTCATATGACAATTCAACAGTTATGCTAGCACCAGCAAAAGGGTTCTATCAAAATGAAGAGTTAGGATTGAATAAAATTAGAATATCGTATGCTTTAGAATTAGATAGATTGGAAAAAGCGATAAAAATAATAGATTTAGGATTGAAAAAATATAATAATAAATAA
- a CDS encoding DUF308 domain-containing protein: MAIKFKSFFLTLGIFYILIGALGISNMGFFNQNIEYILSTVLFLNGIYHVFYSMTNRKSPYFHWGLVLGEGIIELISVAIILLNTFTSQLFFTSYIGGLLCLKGLILILGRDNKLTSWENTKAKVKILVIVKGLLHFLFGSLIIVLPLLTDKAVYVVFGWYILFLGIHFLTEEYITNKKSDV; the protein is encoded by the coding sequence ATGGCAATAAAATTTAAATCATTTTTCTTAACATTGGGAATTTTTTACATTTTAATAGGAGCTCTTGGAATTAGCAATATGGGATTTTTCAATCAAAATATAGAGTATATTTTAAGTACTGTTTTATTTTTAAATGGTATATATCATGTTTTCTATTCAATGACAAATCGAAAAAGTCCATACTTCCATTGGGGACTTGTTCTAGGTGAGGGAATAATCGAGCTTATATCTGTAGCTATCATTCTTTTAAACACTTTTACTAGTCAATTATTTTTTACAAGTTATATTGGTGGACTTCTTTGTCTAAAGGGTTTAATTTTAATTTTAGGTAGAGATAATAAACTTACATCTTGGGAGAATACAAAAGCTAAAGTAAAAATCTTAGTTATTGTAAAAGGGCTTTTACATTTCCTATTTGGTTCTTTAATCATTGTATTACCTTTACTAACTGATAAAGCTGTTTATGTTGTTTTTGGATGGTATATTTTATTTTTAGGAATCCATTTTTTAACAGAGGAATATATTACCAATAAAAAAAGTGATGTTTAA